In one Alnus glutinosa chromosome 12, dhAlnGlut1.1, whole genome shotgun sequence genomic region, the following are encoded:
- the LOC133851935 gene encoding probable beta-D-xylosidase 6 — protein sequence MQQPVPMSSQWRYLFFLFLEFLKFFTSISIPITLTPNPHLRFPCKPPHHNSYPFCDTSLPITARAQSLVSLLTLPEKIQQLTNNASGIPRLGIPAYEWWSESLHGVATNGPGVSFNGKIASATSFPQVLVTAASFNRSLWFLIGSAIAVEARAMYNVGQAGLTFWAPNINLFRDPRWGRGQETPGEDPMVASAYAVEFVRGFQGGNRKAGGEIRSGFAEKRVLKAMKGDDESGGLMVSACCKHFTAYDLEKWQNFSRYSFNAVVSEQDLEDTYQPPFRSCIQEGKASCLMCSYNAINGVPACARGDLLQKARTEWGFNGYITSDCDAVATVYEYQNYTKTPEDAVSLVLKAGTDINCGTYLLRKTQSAIEQGKVQEEDIDRALLNLFLVQLRLGLFDGDPRKGKFGKLGPEDVCTSEHKTLALEAARQGIVLLKNDKKFLPLDKNVVTSLVVIGPMANNASLLSGGYTGVPCYPKSLYESFQARIKKTSYAGGCFNVSCHSDNGFNEAVATAKEADFVIIVAGLDLSQETEDQDRVSLLLPGKQMALVSSVAAASKKPVILVLTGGGPLDVSFAEEDPRFASILWIGYPSEAGGKALAEIIFGDYNPGGRLPMTWYPEAFTSISMNDMNMRADPSRGYPGRTYRFYTGKSLYGFGQGLSYTNFTYKFLSVPNKISLSGSLKAGSSKNILHQAGQGPDLIHIDEVESCYSLRFYVQVSVMNLGDMDGSHVVMLFARVPKVLKGTPEKQLVGFDRVHTISYGSTQTSILLDPCRHLSFANEYGKMIIPLGDHTLMLGDLEHVISIQTD from the exons ATGCAACAACCCGTCCCAATGTCTTCCCAATGGAGAtacctcttcttcctcttcctagAATTTCTCAAATTCTTCACCTCCATCTCCATACCAATCACTCTGACACCAAATCCACACCTCCGGTTCCCATGCAAGCCACCACACCACAATTCCTATCCGTTCTGCGATACCTCCCTCCCCATCACCGCCAGAGCTCAGTCCCTCGTCTCCCTCCTCACACTCCCGGAAAAGATCCAGCAGCTCACGAACAACGCATCCGGTATCCCAAGGCTCGGCATACCCGCCTATGAATGGTGGTCGGAGTCCCTCCACGGTGTCGCCACCAATGGCCCGGGAGTCTCATTCAATGGGAAGATTGCCTCCGCCACTAGCTTCCCTCAAGTCCTCGTCACAGCCGCTTCTTTCAACAGAAGCCTCTGGTTCTTGATCGGATCCGCCATTGCCGTTGAGGCCAGAGCAATGTACAACGTGGGACAAGCTGGGTTGACGTTCTGGGCGCCCAATATCAATCTTTTCAGGGACCCCAGATGGGGGAGAGGCCAAGAGACGCCGGGGGAAGACCCTATGGTCGCTTCAGCTTATGCTGTGGAGTTCGTGAGGGGCTTTCAGGGCGGGAATCGGAAAGCTGGAGGTGAAATTAGGAGTGGGTTTGCGGAAAAACGAGTGTTGAAAGCAATGAAAGGTGATGATGAGAGTGGAGGGCTAATGGTCTCTGCTTGTTGCAAGCATTTCACTGCTTATGACTTGGAAAAGTGGCAGAATTTTAGTAGATATAGCTTCAACGCTGTg GTTTCTGAGCAAGATTTGGAGGACACTTATCAGCCTCCATTTCGTAGTTGCATTCAAGAAGGCAAAGCAAGCTGCTTAATGTGTTCTTACAATGCAATTAATGGAGTTCCTGCTTGCGCGCGAGGGGATCTTTTGCAAAAAGCTCGAACTGAATGGGGCTTCAACGG ATATATCACCTCAGACTGTGAtgctgtggccacagtttatgAATATCAGAATTACACAAAAACCCCAGAGGATGCAGTTTCTCTTGTCCTAAAAGCAG GAACCGATATTAATTGTGGAACATATTTGCTTCGAAAAACACAATCTGCTATTGAACAGGGGAAGGTGCAAGAAGAAGACATAGACAGAGCTCTTCTCAATCTTTTCTTGGTTCAACTCCGTCTTGGGCTGTTTGATGGAGACCCCAGGAAAGGGAAATTCGGAAAGTTGGGACCTGAAGATGTCTGTACGTCGGAGCACAAGACACTGGCACTTGAAGCAGCGAGGCAGGGAATTGTTCttctgaaaaatgataaaaagttcCTGCCTTTGGATAAAAATGTTGTGACTTCGCTAGTTGTTATAGGTCCAATGGCAAACAATGCAAGCCTACTAAGTGGTGGCTACACAG GAGTTCCTTGCTACCCGAAGAGCCTTTATGAGAGCTTTCAAGCACGCATAAAGAAGACGTCATATGCGGGTGGTTGCTTTAATGTATCTTGTCATTCTGATAATGGATTTAATGAAGCAGTTGCTACTGCCAAAGAAGCTGATTTTGTTATCATAGTTGCTGGTCTGGATTTGTCCCAAGAAACAGAAGACCAAGACCGAGTTAGTCTCCTCTTACCTGGTAAACAGATGGCCCTTGTGTCCTCCGTGGCCGCTGCAAGTAAAAAACCAGTGATTCTAGTTCTTACTGGTGGCGGACCCCTTGATGTATCATTTGCTGAAGAAGATCCACGATTTGCGAGCATTCTCTGGATTGGCTACCCCAGTGAAGCCGGAGGAAAAGCGCTTGCAGAAATCATCTTTGGAGATTATAATCCTG GTGGAAGACTGCCCATGACTTGGTATCCTGAGGCATTCACCAGCATATCCATGAATGATATGAACATGCGGGCTGATCCTTCTCGTGGTTATCCTGGAAGAACCTACAGATTTTACACTGGTAAAAGCCTCTATGGATTTGGACAAGGCTTAAGCTACACCAATTTCACCTACAAGTTCTTATCAGTGCCAAACAAAATAAGTTTATCGGGATCTCTCAAGGCCGGTTCAAGCAAGAACATTCTGCACCAGGCAGGACAAGGACCTGATCTTATTCACATTGACGAGGTGGAATCTTGCTATTCACTGAGATTCTATGTTCAAGTTTCTGTTATGAACCTGGGAGATATGGATGGAAGCCATGTTGTGATGTTGTTCGCTAGAGTgccaaaagttttgaaaggcACTCCAGAAAAACAGCTAGTTGGATTTGATCGTGTGCATACCATATCATATGGGTCTACTCAAACAAGCATCTTACTAGATCCTTGTCGACATCTTAGCTTTGCGAATGAGTATGGAAAAATGATAATTCCCTTGGGTGATCATACACTAATGTTGGGAGATTTGGAGCATGTTATTTCAATTCAAACTGATTAA